The following nucleotide sequence is from Pseudobutyrivibrio ruminis HUN009.
GAAGTATGGTATTGACGCAAAGTAGTCATTTATTTGGACTTTTAAGGGTTGAGATTCGTCTCAGCCCTTTATTTCGTGTAGGGGGCTTAAAATGAAGTATTCAGGCATAGGCGGACAGGCTGTAATGGAAGGCGTCATGATGCGAAATGGCAACAAATATGCCGTAGCAGTTCGTACACCAGACAAATCTATTGCAGTAGATGTTAAAAATACAAAAGACATAAATGACATGTGGCACAAAATCCCAATCATCAGAGGTATGGTATCTTTTATAGATTCCCTTGTAATTGGCCTTAGTACACTTATGTATTCAGCTAGCTTCTTCGAGGACGAAGAGGATGCCGTCGATAAATCAAAGCTTTCTGAGGAAGAGCTTAAAAAGCTCGAGAAAAAGGAAAAAGCTGAGATGGGTGGCACGCTGGTGTTGTCATTTGTGCTTGCTCTTGGTATTTTCTTTGCATTGCCTTACTTTATTTCCCTTGGGTTAAACAAATATATTGAGTCGCAGGCATTGATTGCTCTTATCGAAGGACTTATTCGAATCGGCATCTTCATTGGATACATTGTGGTGATTTCTCATATGGAGGATATCAAGCGTACTTTTATGTATCACGGTGCAGAGCATAAATGCATTAATTGTGTGGAGGCAGGAAAGCCACTTACAGTCGAAAACGTTCGCTCATCCACTCGTTTTCATAAGCGCTGTGGAACCAGTTTTATCTTCATAGTGTTCATTATTTCAGTTTTTGTTTTCATGTTTATCACTTTCGATAATACATGGTTAAAGCTTATTGCAAGACTTTTGCTTATTCCAGTTATCGCTGGTATTTCATACGAGTTCATTAGGCTTGCAGGGCGTCATGAAAATGGCTTTGTAAATATCTTTTCTAAGCCAGGACTATGGTTGCAGAGACTTACAGTAATGGAGCCAGATGATGATATGATTGAGGTTGGAATTGCCTCAGTAGAAGCAGTGTTTGATTGGAAAGGATTCATCGAAGAAAACAGGGAGTGTTTTTAGGTATGACTTTTAAACAGGCTTTAGATAAAGGAATAGTATTATTGGAATCAGAAAATATTGCTGATGCTAAGATTGATGCCTGGTATCTTCTTTCTTTTGTAAGCGGCCTTACAAAGGCTCAGTATTTTCTGAAGCAATCAGAGGAAATCGATAATAATATTCTTTATAAATATAAGGATGTCCTTTTAAGGAGAGCAGGCCATGAGCCACTCCAGCACATCACTGGAGAGCAGGACTTTATGGGCATCACATTTTGGGTAAATGAAAATGTTCTCATCCCTCGCCAGGATACTGAGACTCTCGTAGAGGAGGCTCTAAAGGTCATTCCTAGTGGTAGCCATATTTTGGATTTGTGTACTGGCAGTGGATGTGTTATTCTATCTCTTGTTGTCCTGGGACAGGGGCTTTCAGGAATAGGTGTAGATATCTCAGAGGAAGCACTTGCTGTTGCCCGCGAGAATGGCGCTAGGCTTGTAGGCCGTAAGGCGGATTTTGTTAAAGGCGATATGTTCCAGCCAGTTAGTGGCAAGTTCAATGCCATCGTATCAAATCCACCATATATTCCATCTGCAGTAGTAGATGAGTTGGAGCCAGAGGTAAAGGATCATGAGCCTCGTCTTGCATTAGACGGCACAGAGGATGGCCTTTTCTTCTATAAGAAAATCACTGCAGAAGCAGGGGATTATCTTAATGATGGTGGCTGGCTTTTGGTGGAAATCGGCTATGATCAGGGAGCAGATGTTTCTACGCTTTTTAAAGAGGCAGGATTCAAGGACGTTGAAGTAATAAAGGATTTAGCAGGCAACGATAGAGTCGTTAAGGGACACCTATAGCGATGCAGATGTATTGTGTCTGTTAATTAAGTGGTTAATAACATGGAGGTTTTAGCATGTTTGATAGATTAGAAGATTTAGTATTAAGATACGAGGAAGTAATGAATTTACTTTCTGAGCCAGATGTGGCTAACGATAATGCCAGATTTAGAGCACTCATGAAGGAGCAGGCTGAGCTTGCACCTATCGTAGAGGCTTACAAGCAGTATTCAGCTCACAAGCAGAACATTCAGGATTCGTTAGAGCTTCTCGAGGTTGAATCAGACGAAGAAATGAAGGAGCTTGCAAAGGAAGAGATGAAAGAGTCTCAGGCTGAGGTTGAGCGTCTTGAGCAGGAGCTTAAAATCTTACTTCTTCCTAAGGATCCTAACGATGATAAGAACGTTATCGTAGAAATTCGTGCAGGTGCAGGTGGAGAGGAAGCAGCTCTTTTCGCAGCAGAAATCTACCGTATGTACGTACATTATGTAGAGTCACGTGGATGGAAGGTTGAACTTCTTGAAGCAGACGAGACAGGTATCGGCGGAATGAAGAACATCGAGTTCATGGTTAAGGGAACTGGTGCATACTCAATCCTTAAGTACGAGTCTGGTGTACACCGTGTACAGCGTGTACCAGAGACAGAGTCTCAGGGCCGTATCCAGACTTCTACATGTTCTGTTGCAGTTATGCCAGAGGCAGAAGAAGTAGATGTCCATATTGATGAAAAGGATATCCGTATCGACGTAATGCGTGCTTCAGGTAACGGTGGTCAGTGTGTCAACACAACAGATTCAGCTGTTCGTCTTACTCACTACCCAACAGGAATTGTTATCTATAGCCAGACAGAAAAGTCACAGCTTCAGAATAAGGAAAAGGCTTTCGCACTCCTTCGTGCAAAGCTTTATGATTTAGAGCTTCAGAAGCAGCAGGATGCAGAAGCTGCAGAGCGTCGCTCACAGATTGGTACTGGTGATCGTGCAGAAAAGATTCGTACATACAACTTCCCACAGGGACGTGTAACAGATCACCGTATCAACCTTACACTTTACAAGCTCGATAAGATTATGAACGGAGATATTCAGGAAATTCTTGATGCACTTATCGCAGCAGATCAGGCTGCAAAGCTTGCAAAGATGTCTCAAGACTAATAGATTTTTAAGGTTCTTGCCTATGGCAAGGACCTTTTTTAATCTTGCGCACAATTCAAATTTGTATTATTTTAATAGCATGATTAATGTTTGTATAGTTGAAGACGAGCTAGAACAGGCTTCAGTTTTAAAGAATTATATAAGTAAATACAGTTCGGCAAAGAATCAGCAGTTTAATATTACAAATCTGCCAGATGGAATAGATTTGGTGGATGATTATAAGGGACAGTTTGATATTATCCTTTTGGATATTCAGATGAAGCATTTGGATGGCATGGCAGCAGCAGAGAAAATCCGCCA
It contains:
- the prmC gene encoding peptide chain release factor N(5)-glutamine methyltransferase, whose product is MTFKQALDKGIVLLESENIADAKIDAWYLLSFVSGLTKAQYFLKQSEEIDNNILYKYKDVLLRRAGHEPLQHITGEQDFMGITFWVNENVLIPRQDTETLVEEALKVIPSGSHILDLCTGSGCVILSLVVLGQGLSGIGVDISEEALAVARENGARLVGRKADFVKGDMFQPVSGKFNAIVSNPPYIPSAVVDELEPEVKDHEPRLALDGTEDGLFFYKKITAEAGDYLNDGGWLLVEIGYDQGADVSTLFKEAGFKDVEVIKDLAGNDRVVKGHL
- the prfA gene encoding peptide chain release factor 1, translating into MFDRLEDLVLRYEEVMNLLSEPDVANDNARFRALMKEQAELAPIVEAYKQYSAHKQNIQDSLELLEVESDEEMKELAKEEMKESQAEVERLEQELKILLLPKDPNDDKNVIVEIRAGAGGEEAALFAAEIYRMYVHYVESRGWKVELLEADETGIGGMKNIEFMVKGTGAYSILKYESGVHRVQRVPETESQGRIQTSTCSVAVMPEAEEVDVHIDEKDIRIDVMRASGNGGQCVNTTDSAVRLTHYPTGIVIYSQTEKSQLQNKEKAFALLRAKLYDLELQKQQDAEAAERRSQIGTGDRAEKIRTYNFPQGRVTDHRINLTLYKLDKIMNGDIQEILDALIAADQAAKLAKMSQD
- a CDS encoding DUF1385 domain-containing protein — its product is MKYSGIGGQAVMEGVMMRNGNKYAVAVRTPDKSIAVDVKNTKDINDMWHKIPIIRGMVSFIDSLVIGLSTLMYSASFFEDEEDAVDKSKLSEEELKKLEKKEKAEMGGTLVLSFVLALGIFFALPYFISLGLNKYIESQALIALIEGLIRIGIFIGYIVVISHMEDIKRTFMYHGAEHKCINCVEAGKPLTVENVRSSTRFHKRCGTSFIFIVFIISVFVFMFITFDNTWLKLIARLLLIPVIAGISYEFIRLAGRHENGFVNIFSKPGLWLQRLTVMEPDDDMIEVGIASVEAVFDWKGFIEENRECF